The window GTGGCTTGTTGCAGATCAAGGTGTATATCATTTGTAATTTGCCAGTAACTTGCTTGCTTAAGTCCAATAGCTATAAAATAAGGTTCTTGGTTGTGTACTTGTGTTAGTATATCCAACCTAATCATTTGATTCCTAGTTTACAATACACATATGATCCATTTTTCTGTTTCCAATAGTAGGACTCTGGCTTTATATGGATTCCTTTATTTGCTTTTGAATTGGGAGCACTTAAATCTGTTTATTAGAACTGGTGAAGGAAGAAGAGAGTGTATTCTATATAAACAAGTGAGAATGGACTGGCACATGGATTAACAGAAAAGTTGGTTGATGTGCAATTATATCAAGAGCCTAAAACATGTTAATTTTGAATTCAAGCAATAATTCTGCATAACTTTTAAAGCTCATGCAACCATGTAACACATGCTTTCTCTATTTAGTAAGACTTAGCCATATATCTTCTATTTCATTTCTAGGTGCTCCACTTCCATTGAATTCAAAAAGCAAACCACCTATTAGTCCCCATGCATTTCACTCTATCTATTTTTAGAGCAAGATGGCTTACACTTCAGTCCTTTTGCAGCATCAAATTCTGTTTTTCTGGCATACTTGTTTCCTACTGGAACACTGAGTTCTTAGTATTTTTCCCGAATAAATTggattcctttttttttttttttgtaaattttgtaTGCTTGCAGTTATAACCATCAAAGGTGTTCTTTTATGATCTCATTTTTTCTTGTGAGAGGTAAAAGATTTCCCTGTAGACAGAAGATCTATTCCTCTTAAGTCTTGAAATTTCTGTGTTTTTGTATGGAAGTGGAGGTAatattcattattattattattatagtcTTTAATACAGGTTAATATTATATGCAGGAACTCTTTTATCTTTCACTCAGTCACAACTTTATTAGTAGTTGAATTtctgaattttgaaaataatatcaGTGCATTTCTTTGGCCAAGGTATAATGGCAATGGGAGCAATTAATGTTGTCAGAGGGTCAAGATCAGCTGTGGAAGAGCTTTTACACATATACAATCATTCGGAAAGGTTTgattatatttgaattatcAATTAAGTGATTTTGTATAATGTTTAATTTTGTAACAGAAAAGAcctttaattttcttgttttgagtAAACTTCTCTACTTATCTTGTTTTTGTAAACAAAACATGTCCTGGAAGGCTGTGTTTTGTTTAAATTGGATGGATATCCTTAGAATTCATTTCAATGTTAACCTATGTGGACTTGCTATCTCATTTTTATTGTGTACTTGAGCACCAATCTGCTCTTTAGATTACATCTGCATGCACGTCTTCAGGAGCCATCCTCTTGTGGGATTTACCCCTTCATTGAGCATTGGTTAATACTAATGATTTGTAGTATTTTCTCTTGTTAATTTGATAACACAGATATAATCTGCATATATTCATgagaaaacatgttttcaagAAGTAATGATTATTCTCATCAACAGTTGATACACCCAGAAACCTTCATGTCTTCTGATCAactgttatttatttattttatattgtgaagtTACAAATGCTTCTTAAGGTTTCATTATCTGGACTACTCTGCCTTCATTGTAATTGGTATTACAGAACTTGCTGATTCTATGTTATTATTACGGCAGTGTTGGGCTTGTTGTTGACAATCCTGAATTTTTCAATCGTCTTGCTGGAACATTTTGTTCCAAGGCAACAATGAGATTTATTGTTCTACTTTGGGGTGAGAAATCATGCCTGGCCACTGGTGAAACACAGGGTGTGCCTATATTCAGTTATAGGGAGATCATGGAGTTAGGAAGAGAAAGCCGTGTTGGTCTTACTGATTCTCATGATGCTAGTAGGTTGATTTACTGTGTTCAAATTTTGGAtcatatatttttccttttcacttTGTTATCCTCAAGTTCATTGTTTTAATCATGTATTTTCGTATGTGCTTCTGTGTTGTTTTGCTGTTTGGTTACCTGAGTGTCAATTGAACAGAAATCAAGATCTTATCTGTCTAGAATGGAGCTTTggaatcaaaatctttttgcaactttttatacatttttttttggattagCTGTACATTTTGCATGTGCAGATGATTGgttttaaacaaattttgacCTGTCACAAGTTCATGGTAGGACTTCTGATTTTAGTACTGTTTTCTCAAACAAACTcaatttatgatgaatttaggCTGCTAGGTGACACATATACTCATGAACTTGTATTTAATATTTGGGCCAGGTAGTGCTAAAGATAAATTGAAGATGGAGATTCTCTGCTCCCAATATCCTACATGatgttattttaaaattttcttttacttgaATTAACACAGAGTTGggatcttttctttttttaattttattggtGGTAAgccaattaaaaaatttgcaTTCACTGAGATGGTGAGACAATCTGGGATGTCTgcacttaaaaaattatagcAGCAATGAGTGAGGGGATGAAGGGTGGGAGCACCTTATTCTATATATGTCCTCCATATTCTTCATCTATGTTACCTAAAATTTCATCCAGTCCTAAGTAGCCACTGTGTACTTGATGACACTTGTATGGTTGTTTGCATGTTACTGTTGTTTAATCATACATGTTGTGCAACTTATCTAAACCATATTGTTTTACTATGAGTCAACATTTTAAAGAGGAGTGTATTAGTGATTGcagtgcttttttttttttgaatacaTGATAGCTAACTGgttaaaaatatgaatgaatACAACAGTTGCAGCTAGGATAACTAAGAGTGTATGTGGGGGAAAAGGACACTATCAATGATCTGAATCTTATAGCTTATGAACTTGTCTGTTTGTGAATTCCCAATTCCTCGATAAGCATTGTAGCAGTTGGCTAATTAAGGTTATTTCAGGACAAGGTTACATATATGAAGCCATCGGCTCAGATGATGTTGCTACCCTTGTATATACAAGTGGAACCACTGACAATCCAAAAGGTGTTATGCTTACACATAAGAATTTATTACACCAGGTAACTGCTTAGTATTGATTACCATGCCTTTTaggtattttaattttggaaagtttcaaaaaaaaaaaaaagtttaattgaGTACTGAGCCATTTCTGTCTCATCTGAAGTAATATGCTGAAATGTTAGTGATAAATTAATGAATACAGCAAAATGGTTTGTAGCGATCTatcaatgaaattattttctgGGCAAAGTTCTGCTAGAGTTGTTAGTGGGTTAttaaagtttcatttttttgtaaCTTGCatcatatatgtttttaaGTCCAGGTTTTTCCAAACCTAGACTGACCCAAATTGATGCAGAGCACTTTGATGTCCTGGTTGTTCCAAACTAGACTGTCTGACGTTGCTGAAGCTGTATATTTGTGCTTATTTTTCAGTAGAtaacatttaattatttcatttgttATCATTGAAAGCAACATCCTGCTTAATGTAATCTGCTGTATAATagtattttttatcttaattattttttagataaGGAATTTGTGGGATGTTGTACCTGCTGAAGCTGGGGATAGATTTCTAAGCATGCTTCCTTCTTGGCACGCATATGAGCGAGCTTGTGAGTATTTCATATTTACGCATGGAATTGAGCAAGAATATACAACCGTGAGAAATTTGAAGGTAATGTTTTTTGGTTGTGTATGATTATAATGTTTTGTTtaaaaacatgaaagtttttaaattgattCTGAATAAATGGAAAAATTGCAAATTTCAGTTTTATGTTTCAACTGTCATGTTCTATGTGGTAAATGTATCAATTCTCTGCATGGCATGATTATTAGTTTACTACTTCTTTATATGttaattacatattttgaTTTTGCTTATAGGACGATTTGAGACATTATCAGCCACACTACCTGATATCTGTACCTTTAGTGTATGAGACACTCTATAGGTAAGTCTTTTACTCAGGATTTCTACATTGTTGATGAATCAGCATCAGCGAAGGTTTTTGGGACACTTTCCTGGAAACAATCTAAGATTATTTTATTCACCATTTCAATTTTGATGGATACTGGGTTCTCTTAAACTTACACTTAAAAATGGAAACGTACTTATTGTAAGTGCTTCCCCCATTTGTGCTATAACTTTGTGTTCCATCAGTTTTCAATCTTGTAATTTATCTAATGAATGTGATAAACTATATCTGGAATAAGCATCTTGTGGAAAAAAATTCCTCTGcatgtttaaaaattataagatcaaacttaaatttcctcactATACAATCTACTGAGATAAACTCTTACTGAGAAGTGATCTCTCGAACAGATCTTAGATTGTACTAGGAATCTTTCATATCAAATTTTCTTGATGCTTTTATTACATATTCTTATGGCATTGAGAAAGTAATACTCATAAGGTTTTAAAACTTTTGTTGAAGTAAGATGGGTAAGGAGACAGTTTTAGAGCACTATGTTGTACAATATGATGATTCTTATTTAACTAGCTTGGTTGATTTGGTTTAGTCTGTTGTCTTTTAAACATTGTTGGAGCACACAAGTTCCAAGTTCatgaaaaaaatgtttttattcaGCATGAAGCTGAAATAGAACCACATAGGAATGGGTCTTGATGGGCATTTTCTCAGATATAGGAGTTATGCTTgtaattttagattaattcTAGAAGGTCCAGTTGCATTATACATGATTAGTTTATTAAATACTAACTCAATTGAATCaaacttaaatattttttggtcAATAAAGTTCCTCGCTCTTCCTGTTTGTTGGACATATTTGCATAACTAAAATATCAGGAgttaaatgataattatacTGTCATGATGAGACTCCTGTTCAAATCAGTTGTGGCAGGAAACTTCTTGCTTCTAAATGCAGCCTTTAAATTTAACGGATTACCTTGCAGTGGGATTCAAAAGCAGATTTACACAAGCTCCACAGCTCGTAAATTTATAGCACTTACATTCATAAGGGTAAGCTTGGCATACATGGACTTGAAGAGAATTTACGAGGTGTGACACTACACAACTCTTCTTCATATCTTCAAGCCATTTACAAAGTTTATGAAACTAAAATTGAGTTGTGCAGATTTATGCTTTATGTTCTTCTAATACTGACCCTCACTCTCCTATGATTTCATTTTGTAAAGCCTTAAACCTATAAAAGGAGATAAGTGGGAAATATAAGCCAATTTTATCTGATGcccttaattattttatttcaatggcAAAGATTTAACAAAAACCACAGAGTTCctgaaaattaatttacaaCCCCTTTTCCTTCCCTCTTCCCAAAGAACTGGGGATGATCATATAAGTGCTCCtttctaataaaattattgtttaagCAATTCTGTTtggtaaaattattaaacTTCTCTTAATTGTGTGATCAGTGTTAATACATTTCTGTTTATGTGGTTAATTAATTGATGATTCTTTCTCCGTAACTAGCTGAATAAAATTTTCTGTCAGCATATGGTGACTAGTCTGGCAGCCTTTTGCATCGACCCAACTGACTAAAGGAAATTAAAACCATCATCTATTGGAGAACTCATATAGTTCTTCTAAATGTCTTCTTCTGCTCCAAACTATAACACTTGCTGAATACTAAGTGTTCTTAAGTTAGTTACTCGTTTCCTTTCAATTattgcttttcttttatttgataaCAGGGACTGTGCCTAACAAGGGATCAGAAGCAACCTTCATATGTTGTATCCATGTTAGAATGGTTATGGGCAAGAATTATTGCTGCAATATTGTGGCCGTTGCATGTGTTAGCAAAGAAGCTTGTCTATGAAAAAATTCACTCTGCTATTGGAATATCAAAGGTTTGATCTATTTTGTATATGGTCTTGTTATTGATGTTTTCTCCTCTGAAGCTATTCATGTTATCTCTATTTATTGACCGACCAGAATCTGTATGTATTGTcataaaaaaaccaaaaccaaaagcaaaaagcaaaaacaaaaaaaaaaaaaaaaaaaaagagaggaattCTTATTGTTGTTTGTTCTTATGTGCAAAATTCCTTATTCCGATGGGCCTCTTATTTTTCTGTATTCATCATCTGTAGTATATCTGATCTgggatttattgattattttattatctttatccCCCAGGCTGGCATAAGTGGGGGCGGAAGTTTGCCTATGCATATTGACAAGTTTTTTGAGGTTAGATGCTAATACCTTCTTAGCTTGCTGATCAAAAGGTCAGTAGTCATTGTCTCTTATTTTTTGGATTCACATGCATGCAGGCAATTGGTGTGAAATTGCAGAATGGATATGGTTTAACAGAATCATCCCCTGTCATTGCTGCTCGACGACCTAACTGTAATGTAAGACacctctaattttttttctggtacaatttttaattgataccATCTCTTTCTTCAATGCCACCTGTGATAGTGCATGTGATTTCTCATAAGCAATGTGAAGAAATTCTCCTAAACAGAATTATTTGTTGCATAATGGTAATTTACTTTGCTAAATCCAAGGCATTATGAAAGAAATGTGTTTGAGATCAACAGCTAAGTGCAGGTACtatcttctttccttttcttgatGAGGTTCTTAGGAAGATTAGGATCCTCACAgatcaaaagaaaaggatcTATGAGGGTGCTTTGGGTTTAAAGTCTTAGTTGAGTTGTGTGGAATTCGATTTTTTGGTACAGTGGATTTTAAGTGGATAACCCAAAATTTTTGCGGTATCTGCGGGTTGAACCCCAGACTTGCTGGAATCCTTTATCATGTTGAAAAGAATGGTGACATGTTTACCTTGCAATCATCACATTCGTGACTACACTGTCACACTTAAGATGTTTGAGACTTCTTTATCTCTCTTGATGAAATGCAAAAAAGGgactaaatttttatataccATATTACCCTACAAAGAATTCTTGAAATTGAACCAAAACGCAGATTTTCCAGGTGCAGCTACTTGAGCCATCATTTTTTCAATCACCTGGATGCTTGCATGGAAGTTTTTCAGCTAAACAATAGTTGTCTAGTCCTTGGTAAAACCTTGTTAGACACATACTCACTAAACCGCCTAGTTGCATTGACTTACTAATCTATGTCATTATCTTAATCTTGTTCCATGTTAAATGTATCGTATTGGGTTAAGTCCAACTCTTTCCAAAACTTTAAATGGTTGTTGTTTATCTAAATAAACCTTCTGTGcattatgtataaattttcTATATTAAGTGAACAACCATTTTGACTATAAACTCTTCTCACTGTTCTATTTTTTActattgtttcttttttaggTTATCTTCATGTTGTCTACTGTTATTCATGTACTTCTCGTCTTATCTAAATTGTTTCTACCTTCGGAAAGAGTGTTCCATCATATGACAATCTCTCAGATTTGACTTTTGAAGGTTCTTGGTTCAGTTGGGCATCCAATTCAACACACAGAATTCAAAATCGTAGATTCTGAAACTGATGAAGTTCTCCCACCTGGCTCCAAGGGCATTGTAAAGGTCAGAGGACCACAAGTGATGAAAGGTTACTATAAGGtaataataaattgaaaagtGTTACTTCAAGAAGATAACCAATGAAAGTTTAGTGCTTGTGAAGAATGTTTGCAAATGTTTGTATGATGCAGTTTTTACAACATGCAGCCTGAGTATTGtacttcttttatttatttattttttacaaagaaaaggaaagataaaatcaagaaattttaggCATTAGCCCCTGGTGATTCAAAATGAGGAAATAATGTTGTTATAGTATTGTTCATGTATATAGGATATCCCTTGTTTCATAAGTTATGCTTTTGGACAGAAggaaatttttcatgtttcTGAGTGCTAGGTTGGCAGGTGACTTGAAACCAAGAAACTGAACCTATTCAGTTTTTAGTTCAGATTATTTACGGTTCTGTTTAAGGATTCGATTCTGGTAATTAAAAAGCCAATAAATTTGCTGTTTTTGGTGttgtagaaaattaaaaaacctGAATGAAACCAAGTATAACacatacctttttttttcttttggcatATAATAAGCAGCAATATTTGTTGCAGATTAAGAAGGAAAGAATTACATGAGTATAAGACTTTTAGTCTTCTAGGAATTCTGCATCAAACTTTCATTGTTTGTCAGTAGAATATACATGCATATGAGTTATTGTGGCATCTCAGATGACGAATTTGTGTTATTGATTTGGATTAGAATCCATTGGCTACGAGGCAAGCCCTCGATGAAGATGGTTGGCTAAACACTGGTGATATAGGTTGGATTGCTCCTTGCCATTCAGCAGGGCGAAGCCATCGATGTGGAGGTGTGATAGTTCTTGAAGGACGTGCCAAGGACACTATTGTTCTTTCTACTGGTatgcttaaagcataattttcACCCGTACTATAACCTTGCAAGTGCTATCCCTATTACAAGCAGCCTAAAATAATGATCTACTTCTAGTGGTTTGGATTGGCCAGTTATGTTACCGTTTTAGGTTAGTTCAGTTATAGTATTGAATGTTTTAGATGTTAAATATCCAACTTATGTATATATGCACTCTTCTCTCACTTTTTAGCAGGAGACCACATATATCTCTTTGCTGTATACCTGTAGTTTTCTAGTTCTCATGCTGACAAAATTTGcagaatttaattatttaggGCATCATGCTCGTACTGAGTTCCTGccttcaatataattacaataaTATAAATCTCTTCCTAGAATTTGGCATGATTTCAAAATCAGTCATTCCCGATTAAAGTAGCCTGGGCTCAGTTCAGGTGGTTGGATGAAGGAGGTTTTTGGTGGAGATTGTACGTTTGAGACATAGTGCTCTCATGTTCAGAAAAACTTATGTGATAGTACATTGCTAGTGGAACTATACTAAGTTGAACTCTACTGCTGCAAATTACTTTGAACTCTTCTTTTTATCTAAACTCTGTTAAACACTCATTCATTATGCTTTCCTttattaactaaaataatttctttggAGAAAATAGGTGAAAATGTTGAACCTTTAGAGATTGAAGAAGCTGCTATGAGGAGTAGTCTTATTCAACAGATTGTTGTCGTTGGCCAGGCAAGTTGGACACCTTTCTTTCCATGAAGTTGCTTGTGGCTTTAGCAcatagtttttattttttattttttatttaggtacatgtATCATTTCCATCTTTGACTACACTTTTAACTTTTCCTTGTTGATTAAAATCTTGCATCCAGGATCAACGACGCCTTGCAGCTATCATTGTCCCAAATAAAGATGAGGTACTCCAGGCAGCGAAAAATTTATCTATTGTAGATGCAGATGCCGCCGATCTTGGCAAGGGCAAAATGACAAGCCTGCTATATGAAGAATTGTGGAAGTGGTAACACTTCGATTCagttatttgaattattttagttgttttgaTGGCCTGTAAAGGTGTCAACCCCCCCCCTTCCCCCTtttatctctctcttttttctgttGCGGTACTTTaaaagaggagagagagagagagagagaaactaGGGTTGGTATTGAGGAATGTGGATCAAAAGTTAATATGTTTACTGTGTTATGGAAACCTTACAGAGAGATAGATTCCTCTATTAATAATACAACTTGCCCTCTGAGCAAATTTTGTAGGCTTCAAACCTGCTTTCAACTTCCATAACTCAGTCCAGGAGtagacaaaatttttttttttccaaaacatGTCAAAAAAAGTTGGGACTTACGTTTCCTGCTTGTTTCATGTGATTAGATTTGTTGCAGCTCCCTTCACAATTTTTTCAGGTTTATTGAGGGTTACTCTTTCTCTGTACATAGCTACACCAGTGCCTGTGCATATGTTGCCTGtattccttttcattttctgtTGATGTATATTTTAGTATTCTGAGACAAAAAGTGACAAAACTTGTCTTGTTATTAGGAGAGGTTTAACAATCCATCTAATGCAATTTTTCAATGGGTTCCTGCTGTTGTCTGACTTGATTCTCTTTCACGCAGGACCTCCGAGTGTTCGTTTCAAATTGGACCCATCCTTATTGTAGATGA is drawn from Theobroma cacao cultivar B97-61/B2 chromosome 4, Criollo_cocoa_genome_V2, whole genome shotgun sequence and contains these coding sequences:
- the LOC18602627 gene encoding probable acyl-activating enzyme 16, chloroplastic, which encodes MLGTSINPIKTASSSPSCCSSSYEKRMETMLSLTSFDNCNNSVPFLFSRSKLHCSKTLVTKLPGVRFRVSPGSKFRVFCESKTQELQIRRCSPLLEKVSLSSNDAVVSDEWKAVPDIWRSSAEKYGDRVAVVDPYHDPPSTMTYIQLEQEILDFAEGLRLIGLKPEDKLALFADNSSRWLVADQGIMAMGAINVVRGSRSAVEELLHIYNHSESVGLVVDNPEFFNRLAGTFCSKATMRFIVLLWGEKSCLATGETQGVPIFSYREIMELGRESRVGLTDSHDARQGYIYEAIGSDDVATLVYTSGTTDNPKGVMLTHKNLLHQIRNLWDVVPAEAGDRFLSMLPSWHAYERACEYFIFTHGIEQEYTTVRNLKDDLRHYQPHYLISVPLVYETLYSGIQKQIYTSSTARKFIALTFIRVSLAYMDLKRIYEGLCLTRDQKQPSYVVSMLEWLWARIIAAILWPLHVLAKKLVYEKIHSAIGISKAGISGGGSLPMHIDKFFEAIGVKLQNGYGLTESSPVIAARRPNCNVLGSVGHPIQHTEFKIVDSETDEVLPPGSKGIVKVRGPQVMKGYYKNPLATRQALDEDGWLNTGDIGWIAPCHSAGRSHRCGGVIVLEGRAKDTIVLSTGENVEPLEIEEAAMRSSLIQQIVVVGQDQRRLAAIIVPNKDEVLQAAKNLSIVDADAADLGKGKMTSLLYEELWKWTSECSFQIGPILIVDEPFSIDGGLMTPTMKIRRDKVVAQYKEEIANLYK